Proteins encoded in a region of the Pseudomonas syringae KCTC 12500 genome:
- a CDS encoding TIGR03759 family integrating conjugative element protein, which yields MTVYNLRMFTLTGVILITAAGMANAATNSSAQSTSREQQSALLDSQSQSSDEILARDWNLSPQEWQRYQTLMQSSRGVYSPGLDPLTALGIEARNDEERRRYAELQVKAEAQRTAKELAYQRAYDDAFKRVYPNLMPIASSAPQGTAASPANQGNGRLAVFVKDDCPECSIRVKALQAQKQPFDVYMVGSQNDDERIRNWAIVSGIDPANVRTRQITLNHDGGRWLGLSLGGELPAVVREVNGQWLRQ from the coding sequence ATGACCGTTTACAACCTGCGAATGTTCACACTGACGGGAGTCATCCTGATCACAGCGGCTGGTATGGCCAATGCTGCAACAAACAGCTCTGCACAGTCCACCAGTAGAGAGCAACAGAGCGCCTTGCTGGACAGTCAGTCGCAATCGAGCGACGAGATCCTGGCACGAGACTGGAACCTCAGTCCTCAGGAATGGCAGCGCTATCAAACGCTGATGCAGAGTTCACGAGGTGTGTATTCCCCCGGGCTGGATCCGCTGACAGCATTGGGTATCGAAGCCCGCAATGATGAAGAGCGCCGGCGGTATGCAGAGCTCCAGGTCAAAGCCGAGGCGCAGCGCACGGCAAAAGAATTAGCGTATCAACGCGCCTATGACGATGCCTTCAAACGCGTCTACCCGAACCTGATGCCCATCGCCAGCTCTGCGCCCCAAGGGACGGCCGCGAGCCCAGCTAACCAGGGCAACGGCCGATTGGCAGTGTTTGTTAAGGACGACTGCCCGGAATGCTCGATACGAGTGAAGGCCCTTCAAGCTCAGAAGCAGCCGTTTGACGTGTACATGGTGGGTAGCCAGAACGACGATGAGCGAATTCGCAACTGGGCGATTGTCTCGGGGATCGACCCTGCGAATGTCAGAACCCGACAAATCACCCTCAACCATGACGGTGGACGTTGGCTTGGCCTGAGCTTGGGTGGCGAGTTACCGGCCGTTGTGCGAGAGGTGAACGGGCAATGGCTGCGTCAGTGA
- the traD gene encoding type IV conjugative transfer system coupling protein TraD, whose translation MAHDYAIESLLRPAVELYTVYVCAAGAFLCVFAPWAFALTPLFGIVTSAGFLALGLVRLKQAWQVLRYRRNIRRLPHYTMTSKEVPVSNQRLFIGLGFRWQQRHTQRLMDTYLPKYASYVEATPLFRAARRFEERAEFAPYPVRLLARATSWDVPINPVRPLPPVGGLPRLHGIEPYEENVSLPLGERVGHSIVLGTTRVGKTRLAELFITQDIRRKKHGQHEVVIVFDPKGDADLLKRMYLEAKRAGRLNEFYVFHLGWPDHSARYNAVGRFGRISEVATRIAGQLSGEGNSAAFREFAWRFVNIIARALVALGRRPDYLQIQQHVINIEGMFQEYASKYFDESDPKAWEAIVAIEGKLNDKNVPFNMKGRPFRVVAIDQYLSQTRVADPVMDGLRSAVRYDKTYFDKIVASLLPLLEKLTTGRMAELISPDYQDVNDPRPIFDWMQVVRKKAVVYIGLDALSDTEVAAAVGNSMFSDLVSVAGHIYKFGVDDGLPGGVPGTKVPINLHADEFNELMGEEFIPMINKGGGAGMQVTAYTQTMSDIEAKIGNKAKAGQVIGNFNNVFMLRVRETSTAELLTNQLPKVQVFTSTPASSANDSATGNTAFTSSSHDQVQQVSVPMIEPAHVVGLPKGQCFALMEGGNLWKIRMPLPGHDPDEVMPADLQALAESMRQTYQVGKVDDTGWWSAPGYQTLNESLPADLLDDFKKIAVAPEDAA comes from the coding sequence ATGGCTCACGATTACGCCATTGAATCACTGCTCAGACCCGCCGTAGAGCTGTACACCGTGTACGTGTGCGCTGCAGGCGCATTCCTGTGCGTGTTCGCTCCCTGGGCGTTTGCGCTTACTCCGCTGTTCGGCATCGTGACCTCCGCGGGCTTTCTCGCTTTGGGATTAGTGCGTCTGAAACAAGCATGGCAGGTGCTGCGCTATCGCCGAAACATCCGTCGACTACCTCATTACACGATGACCAGTAAAGAAGTGCCGGTCAGCAATCAACGTCTCTTCATCGGTCTTGGCTTTCGCTGGCAGCAGCGCCATACCCAGCGGCTGATGGACACTTACCTGCCGAAGTACGCCAGCTACGTTGAAGCTACCCCACTTTTCCGCGCAGCGCGTCGTTTTGAGGAAAGAGCTGAGTTCGCCCCATACCCGGTCCGGCTTCTGGCCAGAGCCACATCATGGGACGTGCCCATCAATCCTGTGCGACCTCTGCCCCCCGTCGGCGGTTTGCCAAGGCTGCACGGCATCGAGCCATACGAGGAGAACGTCTCTCTCCCTTTGGGTGAGCGAGTAGGCCATTCAATTGTCCTGGGCACTACCCGTGTCGGAAAAACCCGCCTGGCTGAATTGTTCATCACTCAGGACATTCGGCGTAAAAAACACGGCCAGCATGAAGTCGTTATCGTCTTCGACCCGAAGGGCGACGCCGATCTGCTCAAGCGCATGTATCTCGAAGCCAAACGCGCCGGACGCCTGAATGAATTCTATGTGTTCCACCTGGGCTGGCCGGATCACTCGGCACGCTACAACGCCGTAGGACGTTTTGGTCGGATTTCGGAGGTGGCCACCCGGATCGCTGGCCAACTCTCCGGCGAAGGAAACTCGGCAGCATTCCGTGAATTCGCCTGGCGTTTCGTGAACATCATCGCAAGAGCCTTGGTCGCACTGGGCCGCCGACCTGACTACCTCCAGATCCAGCAGCACGTGATCAACATCGAAGGGATGTTCCAGGAGTATGCCTCTAAATACTTTGATGAATCTGATCCAAAGGCCTGGGAGGCGATCGTCGCCATTGAGGGCAAGCTCAACGACAAAAACGTACCGTTCAACATGAAGGGTCGGCCGTTCCGTGTGGTGGCCATCGATCAATACCTGTCTCAGACGCGCGTGGCAGATCCAGTGATGGATGGACTGCGCAGCGCGGTCCGCTACGACAAGACCTATTTCGACAAGATCGTCGCCTCGCTGCTGCCACTGCTTGAGAAGCTGACAACAGGCCGCATGGCGGAACTGATCTCGCCGGACTATCAGGACGTGAACGATCCTCGACCGATCTTTGACTGGATGCAGGTGGTCCGCAAAAAGGCCGTGGTTTATATCGGCCTGGACGCCTTGTCGGACACAGAGGTCGCCGCTGCCGTCGGCAACTCTATGTTCTCCGACCTGGTCTCGGTCGCTGGCCATATCTACAAGTTCGGTGTCGACGACGGACTACCGGGCGGCGTCCCTGGCACCAAAGTGCCTATCAACCTCCATGCCGATGAGTTCAACGAGCTGATGGGTGAGGAATTCATTCCGATGATCAACAAGGGTGGTGGTGCCGGCATGCAGGTGACTGCTTACACCCAGACAATGAGCGATATCGAAGCGAAGATCGGCAACAAGGCCAAGGCTGGCCAGGTGATCGGTAACTTCAACAACGTGTTCATGCTGCGCGTCCGCGAAACGTCCACCGCCGAGCTGCTGACAAACCAGTTGCCTAAGGTTCAGGTTTTCACATCCACCCCGGCCAGCTCGGCGAATGACAGTGCAACGGGCAATACCGCGTTCACATCATCCAGTCATGACCAGGTGCAGCAGGTCAGCGTGCCAATGATTGAGCCAGCGCATGTCGTCGGCCTGCCCAAGGGCCAATGCTTTGCGCTCATGGAAGGCGGCAATCTGTGGAAAATCAGAATGCCTTTGCCTGGCCATGATCCTGATGAAGTAATGCCGGCAGATCTGCAGGCCTTGGCGGAAAGCATGCGTCAGACGTATCAGGTGGGCAAGGTCGACGACACTGGCTGGTGGTCAGCGCCCGGTTATCAGACGCTAAACGAGTCGCTGCCTGCAGATCTGCTCGACGACTTCAAAAAAATCGCTGTTGCACCTGAGGATGCGGCATGA
- a CDS encoding integrating conjugative element protein: MNRSVILGAALCLPFMICQAAELTVVEDKGGDSALPYYRSLNPEPSSSVSNDLTSQLDPVAAQGLPVRTTRMTPGTVQGRIINAPGLQPLFLVGDDETSRRWLQERGAVLKQMQAVGLVVNVPTQERLAVVRSWLPDALVSPASGDELSQRLGLNHYPVLITPTAIEQ, from the coding sequence ATGAACCGTTCAGTGATCCTCGGCGCAGCGCTCTGCCTGCCATTTATGATCTGCCAAGCTGCAGAGCTCACCGTGGTTGAAGACAAAGGTGGTGACTCAGCGCTGCCTTACTATCGATCTCTCAATCCCGAGCCGTCCTCTTCTGTCTCAAATGACCTGACCTCGCAACTGGATCCTGTAGCAGCACAGGGATTGCCGGTACGCACCACTCGAATGACTCCGGGGACAGTTCAGGGCCGAATCATCAACGCGCCAGGCCTGCAGCCTTTGTTCCTGGTCGGGGACGATGAAACTTCACGCCGATGGCTACAAGAACGCGGTGCGGTGCTGAAGCAGATGCAGGCCGTAGGACTGGTGGTCAACGTGCCCACACAAGAACGACTTGCCGTAGTCAGGAGTTGGTTGCCCGACGCGCTCGTGTCCCCCGCATCAGGTGACGAGCTTTCTCAACGACTCGGCCTGAATCACTATCCGGTGTTGATCACCCCAACCGCCATCGAGCAATAG
- a CDS encoding DUF4177 domain-containing protein, whose product MTTFEYTQTFVPLPYKTVTSGVLMFKSTDATTEPDIHGYLSNPETLAALNRHGREGWELVSVQQISRGHEQIGNQNAQGWAFGYAISTGFLFFFKRSTASLTSLDKPPQT is encoded by the coding sequence ATGACCACTTTTGAATACACCCAGACCTTCGTCCCACTCCCCTACAAAACCGTTACCAGCGGCGTGCTGATGTTCAAGTCGACGGACGCCACTACCGAACCGGACATCCACGGATATTTGAGCAACCCTGAAACGCTGGCCGCACTGAATCGCCACGGCAGAGAAGGATGGGAGCTGGTGAGCGTTCAGCAGATCAGTCGTGGCCATGAACAAATTGGCAACCAAAACGCACAGGGCTGGGCGTTCGGTTACGCGATCAGCACCGGATTTTTGTTCTTCTTCAAACGCAGCACTGCATCTTTAACTTCATTGGACAAACCCCCTCAGACCTAA
- a CDS encoding TIGR03747 family integrating conjugative element membrane protein, with translation MADVADRAKQQQDHEQSFIGSLFTLPFRFAAVMFLSLGGAIIVEWICMYFFWPEAGWQHARAMLDHELSWLSKGFLQSVVVQEPGRTATWLVQTTYDWLVVKTGLQDWVQHTSDYAATGQRSRGFDMRYMLGVGVSKFQDYGLAALYTTLVFCVRLVILTLAIPLFVMTAFVGFVDGLVRRDLRRFGAGRESSYLYHKARATMVPLVIIPWSLYLALPFSVSPLLVLLPCAALLGLAVSITASSFKKYL, from the coding sequence ATGGCTGACGTTGCCGATCGCGCGAAACAGCAACAAGACCACGAACAGTCGTTCATAGGTTCTCTCTTCACCCTGCCCTTCCGATTCGCGGCAGTAATGTTCCTCTCTCTGGGGGGAGCCATTATCGTCGAATGGATCTGCATGTACTTTTTCTGGCCGGAGGCCGGTTGGCAGCACGCTCGCGCAATGCTTGATCATGAACTCAGCTGGCTCTCTAAGGGGTTCCTGCAGAGTGTGGTTGTTCAAGAGCCAGGCCGAACGGCGACATGGCTGGTTCAAACCACATATGACTGGCTGGTGGTCAAGACTGGGCTTCAGGACTGGGTTCAACACACCTCTGATTATGCTGCGACAGGACAACGATCACGCGGTTTCGATATGCGCTACATGCTCGGCGTGGGAGTCAGCAAGTTTCAGGATTACGGCCTTGCGGCGCTCTACACGACACTGGTGTTTTGCGTGCGCCTGGTGATCCTGACCCTCGCAATCCCGTTATTTGTGATGACGGCATTTGTTGGTTTTGTGGACGGGCTGGTGCGCAGAGACTTGCGGCGGTTCGGTGCCGGCCGCGAGTCCAGCTACCTGTATCACAAAGCTCGAGCAACGATGGTGCCGCTGGTGATCATCCCCTGGAGCCTTTACCTGGCTCTGCCATTCAGCGTGAGCCCTTTGCTAGTGCTCCTGCCATGCGCGGCACTGCTCGGCCTGGCGGTCAGCATTACGGCGTCCAGCTTCAAAAAATACCTTTAG
- a CDS encoding TIGR03745 family integrating conjugative element membrane protein translates to MTLHSLFTQARAFLKRRPFSALLMAATPGSSFAALPGAQAPTRGTGTSFLQTFQNYAYDGFMLLGLCLCAFGIVLVGRHALGVYHEIHMGKAKWADLGSTAVVGVCLIGVTIYLVTTATNIL, encoded by the coding sequence ATGACGTTGCATTCATTGTTCACTCAGGCACGTGCCTTTTTGAAACGCCGGCCTTTTTCGGCCCTGCTGATGGCCGCTACCCCTGGCAGTAGTTTTGCGGCCCTACCGGGTGCACAAGCCCCCACGCGCGGCACTGGGACCAGCTTTCTTCAGACCTTCCAAAACTATGCCTACGACGGCTTCATGCTACTGGGTCTATGTTTGTGCGCGTTCGGCATCGTTCTGGTGGGGCGACATGCGCTGGGCGTCTACCACGAAATCCACATGGGCAAGGCCAAATGGGCTGACTTGGGCAGTACCGCCGTCGTCGGTGTTTGCCTGATTGGCGTCACGATCTACCTGGTCACCACCGCTACCAACATCCTTTAA
- a CDS encoding UvrD-helicase domain-containing protein, which yields MQWTEEQLPAIHSFAKKLLVQAFAGTGKTTTLVGYATHNSSVKMLYLCYNKAVEIAAKNRFPRNVTCKTAHGLAYAVYGSQYKHKQAGNLRLTDIARTINTQDWELAKDIVSTLNSFMASKDLELLEDHFVRFQSNRRLTSVQQQYMSKALNLTRDVWEKMVDINDRSVPMTHDGYLKLYQMSQPDLSQRFGAILLDEGQDVNPVIANLVQIQTITQVTVGDRHQQLYRFRGAVDALNSPAMKDAEKHFLTQSFRFGPAVAYVANVILSFKGEKIPLQGLGQPTLVKRALPDDLPHRTYLHRTVSGVIENALRLVNQNHRMQWIGGIDSYSLRDLEDLFHFSRHRNDQVQQRKLLTDYADYDQYVVIAKATQDPEMLRSIKIIENYADLPQRIEQLRAASVTSELDATVTLTTAHRAKGLEWDFVGLYDDFSADPLSPDIDAGKRDDELNLLYVAVTRAMKILAVNSLVIDIMQRFKDNRSVIAATA from the coding sequence ATGCAATGGACAGAAGAACAACTGCCAGCTATTCACTCCTTCGCGAAGAAACTACTGGTCCAGGCGTTTGCCGGTACCGGGAAGACAACAACACTCGTCGGTTACGCCACGCATAACTCGTCGGTCAAAATGCTTTACCTCTGCTACAACAAAGCCGTTGAGATCGCGGCAAAGAACCGTTTTCCACGCAACGTGACCTGCAAAACAGCTCACGGCCTGGCCTACGCTGTTTATGGCAGCCAGTACAAACACAAGCAGGCTGGCAATCTGCGTCTGACCGACATTGCGAGGACGATCAATACGCAGGATTGGGAGCTGGCCAAAGACATCGTTTCGACCCTCAATTCCTTCATGGCCAGCAAGGATCTGGAGCTGCTGGAGGACCACTTTGTGCGATTCCAGAGCAACCGCAGACTGACCTCGGTCCAGCAGCAGTACATGAGTAAAGCGCTCAACCTGACCAGAGACGTTTGGGAGAAAATGGTCGATATCAACGATCGCTCAGTCCCTATGACGCACGATGGCTATCTGAAGCTGTACCAGATGAGCCAGCCAGATCTGAGTCAGCGTTTTGGTGCGATTCTGCTAGACGAAGGGCAGGACGTGAACCCGGTGATCGCGAACCTGGTCCAGATCCAAACAATAACTCAAGTCACTGTAGGTGATCGGCATCAGCAGCTGTATCGGTTCAGAGGCGCTGTGGATGCTTTAAACAGCCCGGCGATGAAGGATGCCGAGAAACACTTCCTGACCCAGAGCTTCAGATTTGGACCGGCTGTTGCCTACGTGGCCAACGTCATCCTTTCCTTCAAGGGTGAAAAGATCCCCCTGCAAGGCCTGGGACAGCCGACGTTGGTGAAACGAGCCTTACCGGACGATCTCCCTCACCGCACCTACCTCCACCGCACTGTGAGCGGTGTGATCGAGAACGCGCTGCGCCTGGTCAACCAAAACCACCGCATGCAGTGGATCGGAGGGATCGACAGCTATTCCTTGCGCGATCTGGAGGACCTGTTCCATTTCAGCCGGCATAGGAATGACCAGGTCCAACAGCGCAAATTGCTGACCGACTATGCCGATTACGACCAGTATGTCGTGATCGCGAAGGCCACGCAGGATCCTGAGATGCTGCGGTCGATCAAAATCATCGAAAACTATGCAGATCTGCCCCAACGAATCGAGCAGCTGCGTGCTGCATCTGTCACGTCGGAGCTCGATGCAACCGTGACCCTTACCACCGCGCACAGAGCCAAAGGTCTGGAGTGGGACTTCGTTGGACTTTATGACGACTTTTCTGCGGATCCGCTTTCACCTGACATCGACGCCGGCAAACGCGACGATGAGCTGAACCTTCTATACGTCGCTGTCACACGAGCCATGAAGATTCTTGCCGTCAACTCGCTGGTGATCGACATCATGCAGCGCTTCAAAGACAACCGATCCGTAATCGCGGCCACTGCGTGA
- a CDS encoding RAQPRD family integrative conjugative element protein: MKIKLPAIKPAFSSMQICLSAVLICTPLLSSHARAAGTASEQANVEVMIRQLNALEAVAQRSADLPSESVQRYHLDYSRLVSDIARIRQGLQDYLSPSRAQPRDPVELSGHYNVSGEHTP; this comes from the coding sequence GTGAAAATCAAACTCCCCGCGATCAAACCAGCGTTTTCAAGCATGCAGATCTGCCTGTCTGCAGTCCTCATATGCACACCGCTGCTTTCCTCGCATGCCCGAGCAGCCGGTACGGCTTCCGAGCAAGCCAATGTGGAAGTCATGATTCGCCAGCTCAATGCGCTAGAGGCCGTTGCGCAGCGCAGCGCTGACCTGCCAAGTGAATCGGTTCAGCGCTATCACCTGGATTACTCCAGGTTAGTCAGCGACATAGCTCGCATCCGCCAGGGCCTGCAGGACTACCTGTCGCCCTCCCGAGCTCAGCCCCGCGACCCCGTGGAGCTATCAGGCCATTACAACGTCAGCGGTGAACACACGCCATGA
- a CDS encoding TIGR03758 family integrating conjugative element protein codes for MTMSSTQISAFQAAAGFSPANSNTLWTGIAMGILTLWGVWVFLSIYRGWATQNLDRMVAAASAARWAVLFMIMTFMLLS; via the coding sequence ATGACGATGTCCTCCACCCAAATCAGTGCATTTCAGGCCGCTGCCGGCTTTTCACCGGCCAACAGCAACACGCTGTGGACGGGGATCGCTATGGGCATCCTCACGTTATGGGGTGTCTGGGTCTTCCTAAGCATTTATCGGGGGTGGGCGACCCAAAACCTAGACCGAATGGTTGCTGCTGCCTCCGCAGCTCGCTGGGCAGTGCTGTTCATGATCATGACCTTCATGTTGTTGAGTTGA